The Prosthecobacter vanneervenii DNA window GAGGGTGAAGGCGGATGCTATTTCCCTTTGGGAGCTGTTGCTCTACCCCGGCTCCTCCAACGCCGATGAGATCAAGGCCGTAGCCCGGGAAGCCCTGGCAGATCCATCGTATTCATGGTCCGCAGATGAGAAGAAGCGTCTCGGCATGATTATTGCGCATGATGTAACCTCGCACATGGTGTCACTAAAGCCCCCCCACATGAAGTAGTTGGAGAGAGAGGGGGGTGAGTTTCAAAAATGCCAATATCTCATTTTTGAGTGGCTTTGGCATTTTCTGGATTTGATAAAATTACTAGTTGAGGGGATTTTTTCCATGATATGGCTGAAAGATTAAAATATGTCGTCAAATTACCAGACTTTTCAGAAAATCTTTGCATTTTTGAGCCACAACCCTTAGATTCGAGAATAATATGAGCTTGGACGCGGCGCTAAATCTTTATTCGGACGCGGCAGGTTTATATGGTTCATTTACATCGTTATGATTGAGGAGCTTCAGCAGTTTGGCAGCCTTTCAGTAGCGCATCGCACCGGTGGAGCGCCGGTGGAATTGGTGCGTTCCAAGGAGGAGGTCGTCTTCCTGGCATTCGACAACCGGATCGCCCGGTTGGTGGAGCTGCATGTGCTGCGTGGCGGCAGTACCCTGGATGTCGCGATGAAAAAGTCCGCTTTTGAGCGTGCGCGACAGGCCTCGGAGATTCGCGGACATGCCTTCATGCGCATTTTGGAGGTGGGGGAAGATCAGGGTATGGTGTATTACACCAGCAACCTTAATGACGGAGAGTTTGTCGAAGATTACGTGAAGCGGCGCGGAGCTGTGGCCCCGGCCACCGCGCTGGCACTGGTGTATCAACTGCTTGATGATCTGCTTCAGCTTCAAGGCTTTCAGAGGCTTGTCTCCCGCATGCATCTGGATCGCGTGCTCGTCACCACACTGGAGGACACCTTTCTCCAGTTGCGCGTGTTTGATTACGGTCTTTCGCAATTGGACGCTGGGACTGAAGGTCAGAGCGGCGCCCGTCTGGTGGTCGAGACTTGCCGACTCATCTTTCTTCTGCTCACAGGGCAGCCTTATGCAGGGGAAAATCCTGATCGCTTTCCTGCGTTGACGCAGCTGCCCATGGGGCTGCGGACTGCAGTGCGTGCAGCTCTCACGGACCCAGCCAATGCACCTGGCTCCATTGAGAAGCTGCGGGATGACGTTAGGGAGGCGTTCAGCGCTCTTTCCAGCAACATCAAGGCACGCAATTTCCGCAAGCATCTAGTGGTGAATCCCGCACTCCTGCCGCAGTCTCAATTGCAGGAGCTCCTGCTCGAAAATGTGCCTGTCGAGACCATTCTGGGAACACGTTTTCGTGTGGAGGATGTCGAGACCGCTCGGCGCTATCCCTTCTCCATTCCGGCCATCAATACGAAGCTCTCGCAAGAGATCACAGTGCACCTGCTGCCGCCTTCTCGGATCGTGGACAAAACTCGTTACGAGGCCGTGCCGCTGCAGATGTGGCGCTTCAATCCCGAGCGGCATCCCAATATTCTTCGTTCCCTGAGTCTGTGGGAGAGTCCGGACTGGACCTTTCTGACTGAGGAGCGCGAGCCCGGCTTTGCGCTCAGCCGCCTCATGGCGGAGCGTATCACGCTAAATCCCGCAGAAGTGATCGTTCTCATGCGCCAGATCCGGGCTGGTCTGGATCAGGCCGTGGAGTGTGGCGTCCAGCGTGTGGACCTGCACCCCTCCAATATTCTGTTGAGAGTAGGGAAAAATGGCCCTCTGCTGGCCCGTGAACTGGAGCGCCTGATGCAGAAGCGCCTGGATGCCTGGCCCAATTTTGTGGTCAAGCTGCGTCCGCACATGACCATGCGCAGCCTCTACGAGCCGCTGCTGGTGGACATGGACCTGGCTGAAAACCAGCAGCACCAGGAGGAGCATCTGCTCAACCGCGACTTCCGCCACCGCTCCTTTGTGGCGCTGGCCGGCTACCTCCTTACCGGCGAAAGACAGAGCGGCGGAGTGCCCCAATTTCCCGAGTCCGTGCCGGATGCAGCAGCCACGTATGTGCGCGACTGTCTGGAGATGACACGCCGCGCCGGCAAGACGCCAAGTCCAGGCGATTTCATCGATAAATTTGAAAGCCTTCTTTCTGCTCCCACGGTGGATCTGGCCACCCGCCTGCGCGGAAGCAATGTGGCGCTGGAGGAAATGGAAAGCGCCGGTGCAGTCTCGGATTTTGACGATGACTGGAATGCGAATGATGCCGACTCCGCCATGGATGGGGACGAGGTGATCTCGCCCATCAAGCGCGGAATCAAGACGCATGATTTCAACCCTCTGATGCAGCAGAAACGCAGCCTGCCCGTAGGTGCTTTGGCGGCAGCCGCCGCTGTTGTGATTGGCATCTGTGCATGGATGCTCATGGGGGGCAAAAACGAGCCTGCTCAAGTGGCGCAATCAGCGGCATCTTCCGCCGAACCTGAAGGCCCTGCTGTGACCGCTGCGCCGACGAGCAGGCCACCTAGCGCAAAAGTTGCTGAGGTGCCAAAACCGAAGCCCGCGCCTGAAAAAGCGCCTGGACCTGTGGCGGCTGCATCCAGCAAACCTGCAAATACCGTTCCGGCTATGGCGGAGGCTGCGCCAAAATCTACCATTACCTCCACTGCCACCGTGGCTGGAGCGGCACCAGCGCCAGCCAAGCTGGACGCTGCCTCCGCTCTGGAAAAGGTGCCAGCTATGGTGACTAAGCCCGAGGCTGAAAAACCATCTGTAGCAGCCACCACTGCCGCAGTGAGCACCGTGACAGCTCAGCCCACTCATCCACAACCTGCACCTCCTGCTGCCAGCAAGCCGCCAGAAAAAGACCCGGTGACCATCCGACGCGCCATCCTTCCATCCAAGGAAGAGATTGACCGGATGAAGCAGGGGCATGTGGAGCACCGCACGGGGCAGATGCCAGCCATGTCCACCGCATCACCAATGCCGTCCAAACGCTAAGAAATCATCGTGATGTCATACTCCCCAGGTGCTTTTTTTCCCCTCGCTCGCTACATAATGCGATTCCTCACGAAAGGGCGGAATTTGCTTGGACTCTGGATTAACTCACAGGTAAAAGTAGCCTTAGTTGAGATGTGCGCCGCAAACGATGCCGCTTTGATTGTACCAGTCCGGGAATGCCGGGTGATGATCTCTGGCATGGCAAAACCGGCTCCATATCCCCACCATAAAGTCACTGGCAGGCAGTACACATCATAATAGAAACCGCGAAAAACTAGGAGAGACTGATGAAGGTCAACAACACAATCGTCATTTCAATCGGTCAGGCCGGCAATCAGATTGCCGCCTCTTTTTGGAAAACCATCTGTCAGGAGCACGGCATCGATCCCATGACAGGCCAGACCGCTCAGGGACAAGCCCCGCGTGGAAACTGGAGCGCCTTCTTCACCAAACTCGGTGAGTCCACCTCCGGCAGTTATGTGCCTCGTGCGGTCATGGTGGACTTGGAGCCCAGCGTCATTGACAATATCAAAGCCACCTCAGGTTCTCTCTTTAATCCGGGCAATCTGATCAGCCGTACCGAAGGTGCTGGCGGCAACTTTGCTGTCGGCTACCTGGGCGCTGGCCGTGAGGTGCTGCCTGAAGTGATGAGCCGTCTGGACTCCGAGATCGACAAGTGTGACAACGTGGGCGGCATTATTGTGCTGCACGCCACGGGTGGTGGCTCCGGCTCCGGCTTCGGTGCCCTTCTTATCGAGTCCATCAAGGAGAAATATCCTGAGTTCCCGGTACTGAGCTGCGCCGTTCTTCCCTCTCCACAGGTCTCATCCGTGGTCACGGAGCCTTACAACACGGTCTTCACCCTCAACACCCTGCGCCGCGCTGCGGATGCCTGCCTCATCTTTGACAACGAGGCGCTCTTCGAACTGGCCCACCGCAAGTGGAACATCGAAAGCCCGACGGTGGACGACCTGAATCTGCTCATCACAGAGGCTCTGGCCGGACTGACTGCATCCATGCGCTTCAGCGGTTTCCTCACGGTAGAAATCAGTCTGCGCGAGCTCCTCACGAATCTGGTGCCTCAGCCATCGCTGCACTTCCTCATGTGCTCCTTTGCGCCTCTGACGCCTCCGGACCGCAGCAAGTTTGAAGAAATGGGCGTCGAGGAAATGATTCGCAGCCTGTTTGACAATGGCTCAGTCTTCGCCGCCTGCTCGCCGATGGAAGGCCGCTTTCTCAGCACCGCAGTGCTCTACCGCGGTATCATGGAGGACAAGCCCCTGGCGGACTCCGCCTTGGCCGCCATGCGCGAGCAACTGCCGCTTACCTACTGGATCCCAACGGCGTTCAAGATTGGATACGTGGAGCAGGCGGGCATCTCTCACCGCAAGAGCATGGTGCTCCTGGCCAACAACACGGAAATCGCCCGTGTGCTGGACCGGATCTGCCACAACTTTGACAAGCTCTGGCAGCGCAAGGCTTTCGCCAACTGGTACCTCAACGAGGGCATGTCCGAAGAACAGATCAACGCCCTGCGCGCCTCCGCCCAGGAGCTCATCCAGAGCTACCAGGTGGCCGAGGAGAGCGGTGCCAAGGCCAAAGTACAGGACAGCTCAGCAGACTATCCGCGCAGCAGCGCCAGCTCCGATGACAGCCGTAGTGGCATGAGCCTGCGCGATCTCGTGGACCGCCGCCGCGCCTAATTACAGCAATTCAGAAACAGACAGACAAACATCGTTTTTTTGGAGGAACACCCGTGAGAGAGATTCTGAGCATTCATGTCGGACAGTGTGGCAACCAAATCGCCGACCGCTTTTGGCGGCTGGTGCTGCGTGAGCATGGCCTGACCGAGGCCGGCACCCCGAAAGAGGGCACCAATGTTGCCGCCAATGCCAACATGGAAGTCTTCTTCCACAAGGTGCGTGACGGAAAGTACATCCCCCGCGCCATCCTGGTTGACCTGGAGCCCGGTGTGATCGCCCGTATCGAAGGCGGAGACATGGCCCAGCTCTTTGACGAAAGCTGCATCATCCGCAAGATCCCTGGTGCCGCCAACAACTGGGCGCGTGGCTACAATGTGGAAGGGGAGCGCATCATTGACCAGATCATGAACGTGATCGACGCGGCGGTGGAAAAGACCAAGTCCCTGCAGGGCTTCCTGCTCACTCACTCCATCGGCGGTGGTTCTGGCTCCGGCCTTGGCTCCCTCATCCTTGAGCGTCTGCGTCAGGCCTACCCGAAGAAGCGCATCTTCACCTTCTCCGTCGCGCCATCTCCCCTGATCTCTGACTCTGCCGTTGAGCCTTACAACGCCATCCTCACGCTCCAGCGCATCCTCGACAATGCAGATGCTGCCGTGCTGCTGGACAACGAAGCACTCTTCCGCATCGCCAAGTCCAAGCTGCACCGTAGCCCGAACTACATGGACCTGAACCACATCATCGCGCTCATCATGAGCTCGGTGACAGCCTCCCTGCGCTTCCCTGGCAAGCTTAACACGGACCTCGGTGAATACGTGACGAATCTGGTGCCATTCCCTGGCAATCACTTCCTCACAGCTTCCTTCGCGCCGATGCGCGCTCCTGGCCAGGAAGGCCAGGTCCGCATCAACTTCCCTGACATCGCCCGCGAGACCTTCGCACAGGACAACTTCACCGCCGCCATCGACTGGACCAACGGTGTCTACCTCTCCGCCTGCGCCCTCT harbors:
- a CDS encoding tubulin beta chain; this encodes MKVNNTIVISIGQAGNQIAASFWKTICQEHGIDPMTGQTAQGQAPRGNWSAFFTKLGESTSGSYVPRAVMVDLEPSVIDNIKATSGSLFNPGNLISRTEGAGGNFAVGYLGAGREVLPEVMSRLDSEIDKCDNVGGIIVLHATGGGSGSGFGALLIESIKEKYPEFPVLSCAVLPSPQVSSVVTEPYNTVFTLNTLRRAADACLIFDNEALFELAHRKWNIESPTVDDLNLLITEALAGLTASMRFSGFLTVEISLRELLTNLVPQPSLHFLMCSFAPLTPPDRSKFEEMGVEEMIRSLFDNGSVFAACSPMEGRFLSTAVLYRGIMEDKPLADSALAAMREQLPLTYWIPTAFKIGYVEQAGISHRKSMVLLANNTEIARVLDRICHNFDKLWQRKAFANWYLNEGMSEEQINALRASAQELIQSYQVAEESGAKAKVQDSSADYPRSSASSDDSRSGMSLRDLVDRRRA
- a CDS encoding tubulin beta chain produces the protein MREILSIHVGQCGNQIADRFWRLVLREHGLTEAGTPKEGTNVAANANMEVFFHKVRDGKYIPRAILVDLEPGVIARIEGGDMAQLFDESCIIRKIPGAANNWARGYNVEGERIIDQIMNVIDAAVEKTKSLQGFLLTHSIGGGSGSGLGSLILERLRQAYPKKRIFTFSVAPSPLISDSAVEPYNAILTLQRILDNADAAVLLDNEALFRIAKSKLHRSPNYMDLNHIIALIMSSVTASLRFPGKLNTDLGEYVTNLVPFPGNHFLTASFAPMRAPGQEGQVRINFPDIARETFAQDNFTAAIDWTNGVYLSACALFRGDVKAKEVEENMAAIRKSLNFASYVPTGVKLGVAETAPEGFASSGLALVNHTGIAAVFERLINNFDIMFDNHAYTHWYENNGVSRDMMAHARNTIVNLAQSYRDAS